From Enhydrobacter sp., the proteins below share one genomic window:
- a CDS encoding M81 family metallopeptidase, with the protein MSRENPRIAVLGFAIECNRFSPVTTAADFEQDVDIRGNRIVAEGRSAASITLPDLPGFFAEMDRSGPWTPVPIRVSQAQPGGPVAEAFFKEFLIEIEAGLKASLPLDAVYVTAHGAALAEGTDDPDGDLFESIRRVVGPALPVIATFDLHANVSRKMTNNLSVFVGYLENPHTDIYERGVEAARHMRECLAGATTAIEMVKLPLVPPQISLLTAKGPYADLVKYGQSRVGGDILNVSVMAGFAYADSPKNGLTAVVTARNGNRAAAAELALDIARRGWASKERFKRGMMSLADAVQLAASVGRDRRRKPIILADVADNPGGGGRGNTTYLLRALKSAGVQGVVVGVFNDAALAARAHALGEGAVFTASFNSEEHQEFSLPFDAEAKVEKLSDGKYVGRRGVLRNVSSDMGPSALLDLGGVRVAVISNRCQCMDPMQFEMFGIDIARARVVVVKSRGHFRAGFDEFFPPQQVYEVDCPGLTSPVLANFAWTKLPRPVYPLDEETSWAPPA; encoded by the coding sequence TTGTCCAGGGAGAACCCGCGGATCGCCGTGCTGGGATTCGCCATCGAGTGCAATCGCTTCTCTCCCGTCACGACCGCCGCCGATTTCGAGCAGGACGTCGACATCCGCGGCAACCGCATCGTTGCCGAGGGACGTTCGGCCGCCTCCATCACCCTGCCCGACCTGCCCGGGTTCTTCGCGGAAATGGACCGCAGCGGCCCGTGGACGCCGGTGCCGATCCGCGTGTCGCAGGCACAACCCGGTGGACCGGTGGCCGAGGCCTTCTTCAAGGAGTTCCTGATCGAGATCGAGGCCGGACTGAAGGCGTCGCTCCCGCTCGACGCGGTCTACGTGACCGCCCACGGCGCCGCCCTCGCCGAGGGCACCGACGATCCCGATGGCGACCTGTTCGAGAGCATCCGCCGGGTCGTCGGGCCGGCGCTGCCGGTGATCGCCACGTTCGACCTGCACGCCAATGTCTCGCGCAAGATGACCAACAACCTCTCGGTGTTCGTCGGCTATCTCGAGAACCCGCATACCGACATATACGAACGCGGCGTGGAAGCGGCCCGCCACATGCGCGAATGCCTCGCCGGCGCGACGACCGCCATCGAGATGGTGAAGCTGCCGTTGGTGCCGCCGCAGATCTCGCTGCTGACGGCGAAGGGCCCCTACGCCGATCTCGTGAAGTACGGCCAGAGCAGGGTGGGAGGCGACATATTGAACGTGTCGGTGATGGCAGGCTTCGCCTACGCCGATTCGCCCAAGAACGGGCTCACTGCCGTCGTCACCGCGCGCAACGGCAACCGTGCCGCTGCGGCCGAGCTGGCGCTCGACATCGCCAGGCGCGGCTGGGCGAGCAAGGAGCGATTCAAGCGCGGGATGATGTCGCTCGCCGACGCCGTGCAACTCGCCGCCTCCGTCGGACGCGACCGCCGCCGCAAGCCGATCATCCTGGCCGACGTCGCAGACAATCCTGGCGGCGGCGGGCGCGGTAACACCACCTATCTGCTCCGTGCGCTGAAGAGCGCCGGTGTGCAAGGCGTCGTGGTGGGCGTGTTCAACGACGCGGCTCTGGCGGCCAGGGCGCATGCGCTCGGCGAGGGCGCGGTCTTCACCGCCTCCTTCAACAGCGAGGAGCACCAGGAATTCTCCCTGCCTTTCGACGCCGAGGCCAAGGTCGAGAAGCTCTCGGACGGCAAGTACGTCGGTCGCCGCGGCGTGCTCAGGAACGTGTCCTCCGACATGGGTCCGTCGGCGCTGCTCGATCTTGGCGGCGTGCGCGTGGCGGTGATCTCCAATCGCTGCCAGTGCATGGATCCGATGCAGTTCGAGATGTTCGGCATCGACATCGCCCGGGCGCGTGTCGTCGTCGTCAAGAGTCGCGGCCACTTCCGCGCCGGCTTCGACGAGTTCTTCCCGCCGCAACAGGTCTATGAAGTCGACTGTCCCGGCCTGACCTCGCCCGTGCTGGCCAACTTCGCCTGGACCAAGCTGCCGCGGCCCGTCTACCCGCTCGACGAGGAGACGAGCTGGGCGCCGCCCGCGTAG
- a CDS encoding alpha/beta hydrolase, whose amino-acid sequence MKRIVGKLARPFGRLHYEVTGSGPALVFAHGLGGNQMSWWQQVAYFAPRYTCVAFAHRGFAPSDPVADGPDPAEFADDLAALIRHLGFGEVRLVGQSMGGWTMLEYALAQRTRVKALVLSATSGTLDRRDCDPSGGAQYDAWLADAEKQIAEGLARGVHPAMGVRAAERAPALHLLYKSIDEMAGALDKEKLRAGLRRIATRALGDLADFRVPTLLIAGGRDVVFPPFLASAIAAALPCGNAQLMAEAGHSPYFEDAATFNRLVEGFLALQG is encoded by the coding sequence ATGAAGCGCATCGTGGGCAAGCTCGCGCGACCCTTCGGCCGTCTGCACTACGAGGTGACGGGCAGCGGGCCCGCCCTGGTGTTCGCCCATGGCTTGGGCGGCAACCAGATGAGCTGGTGGCAACAGGTCGCGTACTTCGCACCTCGCTACACCTGCGTCGCCTTCGCGCATCGCGGCTTCGCGCCCTCCGATCCGGTCGCGGACGGCCCCGATCCGGCGGAGTTCGCCGACGACCTCGCCGCGCTGATCCGCCATCTCGGTTTCGGCGAGGTGCGGCTGGTCGGCCAGTCGATGGGCGGCTGGACGATGCTGGAGTATGCACTCGCCCAGCGCACGCGGGTGAAGGCGCTGGTGCTGAGCGCAACATCGGGCACACTCGACCGGCGCGATTGCGACCCGTCGGGCGGCGCGCAGTACGACGCCTGGCTCGCCGACGCGGAGAAGCAGATCGCCGAGGGGCTCGCCCGCGGCGTGCATCCGGCGATGGGTGTGCGCGCCGCCGAGCGCGCGCCCGCGCTGCACCTTCTCTACAAGAGCATCGACGAGATGGCCGGTGCGCTCGACAAGGAGAAGCTGCGCGCCGGCCTGCGCCGCATCGCGACGCGCGCCCTCGGCGATCTGGCCGACTTCCGCGTGCCGACGCTCCTGATCGCCGGCGGCCGCGACGTGGTCTTCCCGCCGTTCCTCGCCAGCGCCATCGCCGCCGCATTACCCTGCGGCAATGCACAGCTCATGGCAGAGGCCGGGCACTCGCCTTACTTCGAGGACGCCGCTACCTTCAATCGGTTGGTGGAGGGCTTCCTCGCCCTCCAGGGATAG
- a CDS encoding SDR family NAD(P)-dependent oxidoreductase: protein MTVLSGRIAIVTGGGRGLGRAIADLLATQGVNLVVADNGTSPAGDGADPEVARAAARAIGPRALPFTESIASPGAAQQLVELAARRLGGLDILVNAATIRRAAPLPDLQPGDWEAVIRNDLSAAFHMMQAAIAAMHRRGRGGRIVNLLDAAALDAVPGDAARAAAGAGLVALTRVAAHDLAASGIAVNAVACASDDLAAVARLVTALCAADPEEPNGQILGVREGRVVRYGAAQTEVVAQETA from the coding sequence GTGACCGTGCTCTCAGGGCGAATCGCCATCGTGACCGGCGGTGGCCGAGGGCTCGGCCGTGCCATCGCCGATCTATTGGCAACGCAGGGTGTGAACCTGGTCGTCGCCGACAACGGCACGTCGCCGGCCGGCGACGGCGCCGATCCCGAGGTGGCACGCGCGGCGGCGCGGGCCATCGGACCGCGGGCCTTGCCGTTCACCGAGAGCATCGCTTCTCCTGGCGCCGCGCAGCAACTCGTGGAACTGGCGGCCCGACGGTTGGGCGGGCTCGACATCCTCGTCAATGCGGCCACGATCCGCCGGGCCGCACCCCTGCCCGACCTGCAGCCGGGCGACTGGGAAGCTGTGATCCGCAACGACCTCTCCGCCGCCTTCCACATGATGCAGGCGGCGATCGCAGCGATGCACCGGCGTGGCCGCGGCGGCCGCATCGTCAATCTCCTCGATGCGGCGGCCCTGGATGCCGTGCCCGGCGACGCCGCGCGCGCCGCTGCCGGCGCCGGGCTGGTCGCACTGACGCGCGTGGCGGCGCACGATCTTGCGGCATCGGGCATCGCGGTGAATGCCGTGGCCTGCGCCAGCGACGATCTCGCCGCCGTCGCCCGGCTCGTCACGGCGCTGTGCGCGGCCGATCCGGAAGAGCCGAACGGGCAGATTCTCGGCGTACGTGAGGGTCGGGTCGTTCGCTATGGTGCGGCGCAGACCGAGGTCGTCGCGCAGGAGACCGCATGA